In Duganella zoogloeoides, a single genomic region encodes these proteins:
- the rpsF gene encoding 30S ribosomal protein S6, with protein MRHYEIVFIVHPDQSEQVPAMIERYKTTVTTRGGSVHRVEDWGRRQMAYSIQKLAKAHYICLNIECDNETLVELETAFKFNDAVLRHLTVKLKKAETAPSPMMKSVQREDAAKSHRTEAPAAAPAPAAA; from the coding sequence ATGCGTCACTACGAAATCGTATTTATCGTCCACCCGGACCAGAGCGAGCAAGTGCCCGCGATGATCGAACGTTACAAAACCACTGTAACGACCCGCGGTGGCTCCGTGCACCGTGTTGAAGATTGGGGCCGTCGTCAGATGGCTTACTCGATCCAGAAACTGGCCAAAGCACACTACATCTGCCTGAACATCGAATGCGACAACGAGACCCTGGTCGAGCTGGAAACCGCATTCAAATTCAATGATGCCGTGCTGCGTCACCTGACCGTCAAGCTGAAGAAAGCGGAAACCGCTCCTTCGCCAATGATGAAGTCGGTACAACGTGAAGATGCTGCCAAATCGCATCGCACCGAAGCCCCAGCAGCTGCTCCAGCTCCTGCCGCAGCCTAA
- the ycaO gene encoding 30S ribosomal protein S12 methylthiotransferase accessory factor YcaO, translating into MNTETFIPGKDLALETTIANVQTRLAARGFLLDELAAHQSVNGVWSLRLQDRDCPLLYANGKGATELAARASAWGEFAERLSTHYFWTHYHLGADRASAPVVHHPREKWFAPATDGSWPADVLNPELHALYNPQGDIPASALIDINSGNSARGICALPYTRLRDGATTYIPVNIIGNLYVSNGMASGNTLNEARAQALAEIFEHAIQYRIIAEGLCLPDVPDDVIARFPRLRASIEALRAAGFGVLVKDASLGGKYPVMNVTLVNSADQGVLSSYGAHPRLEIALERALTELLQGRPLESLAGLPEPGFDMTEINAVTNLEIHFVDSSGVISWDFFSDTSDYPFVDWNFSTTTTGDYQWLVDALHAEGKDIYVADFDEQGIYSCRILVPGFSEIYPLDDLEWENNSAGNTLRPLLARLHELSVQECTSLLAALQTSHLNDERPVWEILGLAVPAGTPWKQLRLGELKTLLALVVGDEEAVLEGCDWIRHYRDLPAPRLLVYRCIETIVKLDEPDNYRHALALLYGAPTLELAEALLDGSERFFGLDALGPNFEGSALHQSLLAAYDKLFVV; encoded by the coding sequence ATGAATACCGAAACCTTTATCCCGGGTAAAGACCTTGCCCTCGAGACGACCATCGCCAACGTGCAGACCAGGCTGGCTGCGCGCGGCTTCCTGCTCGACGAACTGGCTGCGCATCAGTCCGTTAACGGCGTGTGGTCGCTGCGCCTGCAGGACCGCGACTGCCCGCTGCTGTACGCCAACGGCAAGGGCGCCACCGAACTGGCTGCACGCGCCAGCGCCTGGGGCGAATTCGCCGAACGCCTGAGCACGCATTATTTCTGGACCCACTATCACCTGGGCGCCGACCGCGCCAGCGCACCGGTGGTGCACCATCCGCGCGAAAAATGGTTCGCACCGGCCACCGATGGCAGCTGGCCGGCAGACGTGCTCAACCCGGAGCTGCATGCGCTCTATAACCCGCAAGGCGACATTCCCGCCAGCGCGCTCATCGACATCAATTCCGGCAACAGCGCGCGCGGCATCTGCGCCCTGCCCTACACGCGCCTGCGCGATGGCGCCACCACGTATATCCCGGTCAACATCATCGGCAATCTGTACGTGAGCAACGGCATGGCGTCAGGTAACACTCTCAACGAAGCGCGCGCCCAGGCCCTGGCCGAAATTTTCGAGCACGCCATCCAGTACCGCATCATCGCCGAAGGCCTGTGCCTGCCGGACGTGCCGGACGACGTGATTGCCCGCTTCCCGCGCCTGCGCGCCAGCATCGAAGCGCTGCGCGCAGCCGGCTTTGGCGTGCTGGTCAAGGATGCTTCGCTGGGCGGCAAGTACCCGGTCATGAACGTCACCCTGGTCAATTCCGCCGACCAGGGCGTGCTGTCCTCCTATGGCGCCCATCCGCGCCTGGAGATCGCGCTCGAGCGCGCACTGACCGAACTGCTGCAAGGGCGCCCGCTGGAGTCGCTGGCCGGCTTGCCCGAACCGGGTTTCGACATGACTGAAATTAACGCGGTGACCAACCTCGAGATCCACTTCGTCGACTCGAGCGGCGTGATCAGCTGGGACTTCTTCAGCGATACCTCCGACTACCCGTTCGTCGACTGGAACTTCAGCACCACCACCACCGGCGACTACCAGTGGCTGGTCGATGCCCTGCACGCCGAAGGCAAGGATATTTACGTGGCCGATTTCGACGAGCAAGGCATCTACAGCTGCCGCATCCTGGTGCCGGGATTTTCCGAAATCTATCCGCTCGACGACCTCGAGTGGGAGAACAACAGCGCCGGCAATACGCTGCGTCCGCTGCTGGCGCGCCTGCACGAGCTCTCGGTGCAGGAATGCACGTCATTGCTGGCCGCGCTGCAAACATCTCATCTCAACGACGAGCGGCCGGTGTGGGAAATCCTGGGCCTGGCGGTGCCAGCCGGCACGCCCTGGAAGCAGCTGCGCCTCGGCGAACTGAAAACCCTGCTGGCGCTGGTGGTCGGCGACGAAGAAGCGGTGCTGGAAGGCTGCGACTGGATCCGCCACTACCGCGACCTGCCCGCGCCGCGCCTGCTGGTGTACCGCTGCATCGAAACCATCGTCAAGCTCGATGAACCGGACAACTACCGCCACGCGCTCGCACTGCTGTACGGCGCCCCCACGCTGGAACTGGCCGAAGCGCTGCTCGACGGCTCCGAACGCTTCTTCGGCCTCGACGCCCTGGGCCCCAACTTCGAAGGCAGCGCGCTGCACCAGAGTTTGCTGGCGGCGTACGACAAGTTGTTTGTGGTATGA
- a CDS encoding DUF5695 domain-containing protein, which translates to MKHLMALAALSALLFSPPGLAAAPHEPAPIKTRAYSTPALLFALRTDTQTLARLTPVLDPSFDFVPGPREDARQGNGYRHLGDLALTVRTGNGAQRSYTSFAARRPIRELPAGRALAAADISASMGADLGASVPLAVERRWLNERGTLVLRFTLINRGRQPVQVVSASMPMVFEQQGFGASAEERRASSSTVKPRPGTLGSVEVARANGEAPGLRLQPDGRTPLDSWQAMPSGQLQGEQYASWVTSGFTLKPGAKRDIGVRFVIQPQGATR; encoded by the coding sequence ATGAAGCATCTGATGGCACTTGCGGCGCTGTCCGCCCTGCTGTTCTCTCCGCCCGGCCTGGCTGCCGCACCACACGAACCGGCGCCCATCAAGACCCGCGCCTACAGCACCCCCGCCCTGCTGTTCGCACTGCGCACCGACACCCAGACCCTGGCGCGCCTCACGCCCGTGCTCGACCCCAGCTTCGATTTCGTGCCCGGCCCGCGCGAAGATGCGCGCCAGGGCAATGGCTACCGCCACCTCGGTGACTTGGCCCTGACCGTCCGCACCGGCAATGGCGCGCAGCGCTCCTACACCTCGTTCGCGGCGCGCCGGCCGATCCGCGAACTGCCGGCAGGCCGGGCGCTGGCCGCTGCCGATATCAGCGCAAGCATGGGCGCCGACTTGGGCGCTAGCGTGCCGCTGGCAGTGGAACGGCGCTGGCTCAACGAACGCGGCACGCTGGTGCTGCGCTTTACGCTGATCAACCGGGGACGGCAACCGGTGCAGGTGGTGTCCGCCAGCATGCCGATGGTGTTCGAACAACAAGGCTTCGGCGCCTCTGCCGAGGAACGGCGGGCCAGCAGCAGCACCGTCAAGCCGCGCCCGGGCACGCTGGGCTCGGTGGAAGTGGCGCGCGCGAACGGCGAGGCGCCGGGGCTGCGGCTGCAACCGGACGGCCGCACCCCGCTCGATAGCTGGCAAGCCATGCCGAGCGGGCAACTGCAGGGCGAACAGTACGCCAGCTGGGTGACCAGCGGGTTTACCCTCAAACCGGGCGCCAAACGTGACATCGGCGTGCGATTCGTGATCCAGCCGCAAGGGGCAACGCGCTGA
- the priB gene encoding primosomal replication protein N: MNQLQFTALIAERDALRYTPAGMPIINAVLQHRSQQMEAGIARLSEFEIAAVAAGEISGKFNAAPLGGVYQFTGFLNKKTRNSKSLVFHIIDFSAVTDSSI; this comes from the coding sequence CTGAACCAGCTCCAGTTCACTGCCCTCATTGCCGAACGTGACGCTTTGCGTTATACCCCGGCAGGCATGCCGATCATCAATGCTGTACTCCAGCATCGGTCGCAGCAAATGGAGGCGGGAATCGCCAGGTTGAGCGAGTTTGAAATTGCTGCGGTTGCCGCAGGCGAGATTTCAGGCAAGTTCAACGCGGCGCCGCTGGGCGGGGTGTACCAGTTCACCGGTTTCCTGAACAAGAAGACGCGCAATAGCAAAAGCCTGGTGTTTCACATCATTGATTTTAGTGCTGTCACGGACAGCTCAATTTAA
- a CDS encoding DUF47 domain-containing protein yields the protein MFGRLMPTEGKFFDLFNQHADLCVKGAKEMLGLMSNFDDLENRVHAIESIEKQADKITYQTVDLLHKTFITPIDRDDIHKLITRQDDILDLLEDAAQTVSLYDLHSVTPEAQRLAELVLACTEKVQAAVALLHNMDNSREIVAICEEIDRLESDADHVMRAAMSKLFRDEPDVRNLIKMKAIYEILETVTDRCEDVANIIEGIIVENA from the coding sequence ATGTTTGGACGCTTGATGCCCACCGAGGGCAAATTTTTTGACCTGTTTAACCAACACGCCGACCTGTGCGTCAAAGGTGCAAAAGAAATGCTGGGCCTGATGTCCAACTTCGACGACCTGGAAAATCGCGTCCACGCGATCGAAAGCATCGAAAAGCAGGCCGACAAGATCACCTATCAAACCGTGGACTTGCTGCACAAAACCTTCATCACCCCGATCGACCGCGACGACATCCACAAGCTGATCACCCGCCAGGACGACATCCTCGACCTGCTGGAAGACGCGGCCCAGACCGTCTCGCTGTACGACCTGCATTCGGTCACCCCGGAAGCCCAGCGTCTGGCCGAACTGGTGCTGGCCTGTACCGAGAAGGTCCAGGCGGCCGTGGCCCTGCTGCATAACATGGACAACTCGCGCGAAATCGTCGCCATCTGCGAAGAAATCGACCGCCTGGAATCGGACGCCGACCACGTGATGCGCGCTGCCATGTCCAAGCTGTTCCGCGACGAACCCGATGTGCGCAACCTGATCAAGATGAAAGCCATCTACGAGATCCTGGAAACCGTGACCGACCGTTGCGAAGATGTGGCCAACATCATCGAAGGCATCATCGTCGAAAACGCGTAA
- a CDS encoding replicative DNA helicase, with protein MNAPSDPQVDSLRVPPHSIEAEQSVIGGLLRDNAAFDRIADMMNPDDFYRYDHRIIFEQIVKMINASKPADVITVFETLTQLGKADDVGGLMYLNAMAQNTPSAANIRRYAEIVRDRSILRQLITVADEISGQAFSPQGKEVKQMLDEAESKIFAIAEQGARGAAGWLAVQPLLTQVVERIDELYSRDNQSEITGVPTGFIDLDRMTSGLQGGDLVIVAGRPSMGKTAFSVNIGENVAIEAGLPVAIFSMEMGGAQLAMRMLGSVGQLDQHRLRTGRLNDEDWPRLTHAIQKMNDAQLFIDETPALNPIEMRARARRLARQCGKLGLIIVDYLQLMQGSKQGDNRTAEISEISRSLKGLAKELGCPVIALSQLNRSLEQRPNKRPIMSDLRESGAIEQDADVIIFLYRDEVYNPDSPDKGTAEIIIGKQRNGPIGSVRLTWIGQYTKFGNYVGNLALYQGD; from the coding sequence ATGAACGCCCCCTCCGATCCGCAAGTCGATTCGCTCCGCGTCCCGCCGCATTCCATCGAAGCAGAACAGTCCGTCATTGGCGGCCTGCTGCGCGATAACGCCGCGTTCGACCGTATCGCCGACATGATGAACCCGGACGATTTCTACCGTTACGATCATCGCATCATCTTCGAACAGATCGTCAAGATGATCAACGCGTCCAAGCCGGCCGACGTGATCACCGTATTCGAAACGCTGACGCAACTGGGCAAGGCCGACGACGTTGGCGGCCTGATGTACCTGAACGCGATGGCGCAAAACACGCCATCGGCAGCGAATATCCGCCGCTATGCCGAGATCGTGCGCGATCGCTCGATCCTGCGCCAGCTGATCACCGTGGCCGACGAAATTTCGGGCCAGGCGTTCAGCCCGCAAGGCAAGGAAGTCAAGCAGATGCTCGACGAGGCCGAATCGAAGATTTTCGCCATTGCCGAGCAGGGCGCGCGCGGCGCCGCCGGCTGGCTCGCAGTGCAGCCGCTGCTCACGCAGGTGGTCGAGCGCATCGACGAACTGTATTCGCGCGACAACCAGTCCGAGATTACCGGCGTGCCCACCGGCTTTATCGACCTCGACCGCATGACATCGGGCCTGCAGGGCGGCGACCTGGTCATCGTGGCCGGTCGTCCGTCGATGGGTAAAACCGCGTTTTCGGTCAACATCGGCGAGAACGTCGCGATCGAAGCCGGCTTGCCGGTGGCAATCTTCTCGATGGAGATGGGCGGCGCCCAGCTGGCCATGCGTATGCTCGGTTCAGTCGGCCAGCTCGACCAGCACCGCCTGCGTACCGGCCGCCTCAACGACGAAGACTGGCCGCGCCTGACGCATGCCATTCAAAAGATGAACGACGCCCAGTTGTTCATCGACGAAACCCCGGCGCTGAACCCGATCGAGATGCGCGCCCGCGCGCGCCGCCTGGCGCGCCAGTGCGGCAAGCTCGGCCTCATCATCGTCGACTACCTGCAGCTGATGCAGGGTTCCAAGCAGGGCGACAACCGTACCGCTGAAATTTCCGAGATCTCGCGCTCGCTCAAGGGGCTGGCCAAGGAACTCGGCTGCCCGGTGATCGCGCTGTCGCAGCTGAACCGCTCGCTGGAACAACGCCCCAACAAACGCCCCATCATGTCCGACTTGCGCGAATCGGGCGCTATCGAACAGGATGCGGACGTGATCATTTTCCTGTACCGCGACGAGGTGTACAACCCCGACTCGCCGGATAAAGGAACGGCCGAAATCATTATCGGTAAGCAGCGTAACGGCCCGATCGGCTCGGTACGGCTTACCTGGATCGGCCAATATACCAAGTTTGGCAATTACGTCGGTAACCTGGCGCTCTACCAGGGCGATTAA
- the rpsR gene encoding 30S ribosomal protein S18 has translation MAFGKKFDKNKLKLKEKRKQQNPLFKRKKFCRFTAAGVEQVDYKDVDTLKDFVQENGKIMPARLTGTKAHYQRQVDTAIKRARYLALLPYTDLHHA, from the coding sequence ATGGCATTCGGTAAAAAGTTCGACAAAAACAAGCTCAAGCTTAAAGAAAAGCGTAAGCAACAAAACCCACTGTTCAAGCGCAAGAAGTTCTGCCGCTTCACCGCCGCTGGCGTTGAGCAAGTGGACTACAAAGACGTAGACACCCTGAAAGACTTCGTCCAGGAAAATGGCAAGATCATGCCAGCACGTCTGACCGGCACCAAGGCGCACTACCAGCGTCAAGTGGACACCGCGATCAAGCGCGCCCGTTATCTGGCCCTGCTGCCATACACCGATCTGCACCACGCTTAA
- a CDS encoding antitoxin: protein MHSSKAFKTGNSQAIKIPAELAYKNTELDLEIEKIGEELRIRPAPKKSLDGVLRKFARFSPDFLAEGRGSQQQEDREKL from the coding sequence ATGCACAGTAGCAAAGCATTCAAAACGGGCAATTCTCAAGCTATCAAAATACCAGCAGAGCTCGCCTATAAAAACACCGAACTCGATCTGGAAATCGAAAAGATTGGCGAGGAACTGCGTATCCGGCCAGCGCCAAAAAAATCGCTGGACGGCGTATTACGCAAGTTTGCCCGCTTCTCCCCCGACTTTCTTGCCGAAGGACGTGGTTCGCAGCAGCAGGAAGATCGCGAGAAACTCTGA
- the rplI gene encoding 50S ribosomal protein L9 translates to MQIILLEKVVNLGNLGEVVKVKDGYARNFLIPQKMARRATAAAVAEFEVKRAELEKAAAAKLAAAQAQGEKLNGMTVTVSQKAGVDGRLFGSVTNFDIAEALTKVGFAVEKSAVRLPTGPLKTTGEFPVSVALHTDVIAEVTVAVVGEAA, encoded by the coding sequence ATGCAAATCATTCTGTTGGAAAAAGTCGTTAACCTGGGCAACCTGGGTGAAGTCGTTAAAGTCAAAGACGGTTACGCACGTAACTTCCTGATCCCGCAAAAAATGGCTCGCCGCGCTACCGCTGCTGCCGTTGCGGAATTCGAAGTCAAGCGCGCTGAACTGGAAAAAGCTGCTGCCGCCAAGCTGGCTGCTGCACAAGCTCAAGGCGAGAAACTGAACGGCATGACCGTGACCGTTTCGCAAAAAGCTGGTGTTGACGGCCGTCTGTTCGGCTCGGTCACCAACTTCGACATCGCTGAAGCGCTGACCAAAGTTGGTTTCGCTGTCGAGAAATCGGCTGTGCGCCTGCCAACCGGTCCTCTGAAGACCACCGGCGAGTTCCCAGTGAGCGTTGCTCTGCACACCGACGTGATCGCTGAAGTGACCGTTGCTGTTGTAGGCGAAGCTGCCTAA
- a CDS encoding inorganic phosphate transporter, with amino-acid sequence MNSIQISIWVLGVLIALALVFDFMNGFHDAANAIATVVSTGVLKPQTAVAMAAFFNFIAIFVFHQLTVAATVGKGTIDPNVVDQYVIFGALVGAIVWNVVTWYYGIPSSSSHALIGGLVGAAVAKSGTGALVSAGLIKIVAFIVLAPVMGFIFGSIMMLIVSWIFVRSTPRRVDKWFRRLQLVSAASYSLGHGGNDAQKTIGIIWMLLIAAGYSQAGDAEPPLWVIISCYTAISFGTLFGGWRIVKTMGQKITKLKPVGGFCAESGGAVTLFVATALGVPVSTTHTITGAIVGVGASQKMSAVRWGVAGNIVWAWIFTIPASAFVAAIAWWAGRHIL; translated from the coding sequence ATGAATTCCATCCAAATCAGCATCTGGGTGCTGGGCGTTTTGATTGCCCTGGCACTGGTGTTTGACTTCATGAACGGCTTCCATGACGCCGCCAACGCGATCGCCACGGTGGTCTCCACCGGCGTGCTGAAACCGCAAACGGCCGTGGCCATGGCTGCCTTCTTCAACTTCATTGCCATCTTCGTGTTCCACCAGCTGACGGTGGCGGCCACGGTCGGCAAGGGCACCATCGACCCCAACGTGGTGGACCAGTACGTGATCTTCGGCGCGCTGGTCGGCGCCATTGTCTGGAACGTGGTCACCTGGTACTACGGCATTCCGTCGTCGTCGTCGCACGCGCTGATCGGCGGGCTGGTGGGTGCGGCAGTGGCCAAGAGCGGTACCGGCGCGCTGGTGTCCGCCGGACTGATCAAGATCGTCGCCTTCATTGTGCTCGCACCCGTGATGGGCTTTATCTTCGGCTCGATCATGATGCTGATCGTGTCGTGGATTTTCGTGCGGTCCACGCCGCGCCGGGTCGATAAATGGTTCCGCCGCCTGCAACTGGTGTCCGCTGCATCGTACAGCCTGGGCCACGGCGGCAATGACGCGCAAAAGACCATCGGCATCATCTGGATGCTGCTGATTGCCGCCGGCTACTCGCAGGCCGGCGACGCCGAGCCGCCGCTGTGGGTGATCATCTCCTGCTACACGGCGATCTCGTTCGGCACGCTGTTCGGCGGCTGGCGCATCGTCAAGACCATGGGCCAGAAGATCACCAAGCTCAAGCCGGTGGGCGGCTTCTGCGCCGAATCGGGCGGTGCTGTCACCCTGTTCGTGGCCACGGCACTGGGCGTGCCGGTCTCCACCACCCACACCATCACCGGCGCCATCGTCGGCGTGGGCGCCTCGCAGAAGATGTCTGCCGTGCGCTGGGGCGTGGCCGGCAACATCGTCTGGGCCTGGATCTTCACGATTCCGGCATCGGCGTTCGTGGCGGCGATTGCCTGGTGGGCTGGACGTCACATTCTGTAA
- a CDS encoding type II toxin-antitoxin system VapC family toxin: MLQSMLDTNICIYLMKNQPPTVARRFAQCRVGDVMISAITYAELEFGVLVSSDRVRQRRHLNNLIKSIPVAPFDVRAAAAYGPIRHATQERKRDQLDKLIAAHALSLQIILVTNNVRDFVAYPGIQIENWLDEPAP, translated from the coding sequence ATGCTCCAGTCCATGCTGGACACCAATATCTGCATTTACCTGATGAAAAATCAGCCGCCGACAGTTGCACGCCGCTTTGCGCAATGTCGTGTCGGCGATGTGATGATTTCGGCCATCACTTACGCCGAGCTGGAATTCGGTGTCTTGGTCAGCAGCGACCGCGTACGTCAGCGCCGACATTTGAACAACCTGATCAAGTCCATTCCTGTGGCGCCTTTCGATGTCCGCGCCGCCGCTGCCTATGGCCCAATACGTCACGCCACGCAGGAGCGCAAACGCGATCAGCTCGACAAGCTGATCGCGGCCCATGCGTTGTCGCTGCAAATTATTTTAGTGACCAATAACGTCCGTGATTTCGTTGCCTATCCTGGGATACAGATCGAGAATTGGCTGGATGAGCCAGCCCCATAG